In the genome of Granulibacter bethesdensis CGDNIH1, one region contains:
- a CDS encoding response regulator transcription factor, whose amino-acid sequence MNTEPIEIDPALLIIEDDATFAKTLRRSFERRGYRVFHSETQDGIDRALDGNKPSYAVVDLKLSIGSGLECVRILHDRFPDMRIVVLTGFASIATAVEAIKLGACHYLPKPANTDDIIAAFEREEGGDSSVPVSARPTSIKTLEWERIHETLAETDFNISETARRLGMHRRTLARKLEKRRVT is encoded by the coding sequence ATGAACACTGAACCGATCGAGATTGACCCTGCCCTGCTGATTATTGAGGATGATGCGACCTTTGCCAAAACGCTTCGGCGTTCTTTCGAGCGGCGGGGCTACCGCGTCTTCCATTCAGAGACTCAGGACGGAATCGACCGCGCGCTGGATGGCAACAAGCCTTCTTACGCGGTGGTCGATCTGAAGCTGAGCATTGGCTCCGGGCTTGAATGCGTCCGGATTCTGCATGACCGTTTCCCCGACATGCGCATCGTCGTGCTGACGGGCTTCGCCAGCATCGCCACCGCCGTCGAGGCCATCAAGCTGGGTGCCTGCCACTACCTGCCCAAGCCGGCCAACACGGATGACATCATCGCCGCCTTCGAACGGGAAGAAGGCGGTGATTCCTCCGTTCCGGTCAGTGCCCGCCCCACCTCCATCAAGACACTGGAATGGGAGCGTATTCACGAAACGCTGGCAGAGACCGACTTCAACATTTCCGAAACCGCCCGCCGGCTGGGCATGCATCGCCGCACACTGGCGCGGAAGCTGGAAAAGCGGCGCGTCACCTGA
- a CDS encoding S49 family peptidase — MTMYLKSLGKCLQSLRGKAIPVLELKGILSRRGPLSFETVEPAIRKAAALAEKRGALILSIDSPGGSPVQSDQIAALIRREAEEKSFRVYAVIQEVGASGGYWLACAADEIMASPMSIVGSIGVVGGGFGLNRLIERLGIDRRLHTAGQNKRRGDPFLPEKPEDVAFIAGLMEDIHASFKDWVRQRRGARLTSDESAIFDGGYMLGRQAVTLGLIDGLTDLTALVEQLGGKGAQPKLFRPRLRRGLLSRLPSLSAGALLDAMEERRLDLR, encoded by the coding sequence ATGACGATGTATTTGAAAAGCTTGGGAAAATGCCTGCAATCTTTGCGTGGCAAAGCCATTCCGGTGCTGGAGCTGAAAGGTATTCTGTCCCGGCGCGGACCACTGTCTTTCGAGACGGTCGAACCCGCTATCCGCAAGGCGGCAGCACTGGCTGAGAAGCGTGGTGCGCTGATCCTCTCTATCGACAGTCCCGGCGGCTCGCCGGTGCAGTCCGATCAGATCGCCGCCCTGATCCGACGCGAGGCGGAGGAGAAATCCTTCCGGGTCTATGCCGTCATTCAGGAGGTCGGAGCCTCGGGCGGGTATTGGCTGGCCTGTGCGGCGGATGAGATCATGGCCAGCCCGATGAGCATTGTCGGCTCGATCGGCGTCGTGGGCGGAGGTTTCGGGCTGAACCGGCTGATCGAGCGGCTGGGTATCGATCGCCGCCTGCATACGGCGGGGCAAAACAAGCGCCGGGGTGATCCATTCCTGCCGGAAAAGCCGGAGGACGTGGCCTTCATCGCCGGGCTGATGGAGGATATCCATGCCTCATTCAAGGACTGGGTCAGGCAGCGTCGGGGCGCCCGTCTGACCAGTGATGAGAGTGCCATTTTCGATGGCGGCTACATGCTGGGCCGTCAGGCGGTGACGCTGGGTCTGATCGACGGACTGACCGATCTGACAGCTCTGGTGGAGCAGCTGGGCGGGAAGGGGGCACAGCCGAAGCTGTTCCGTCCCCGCCTCCGGCGGGGGCTGCTGTCCCGTCTGCCTTCGCTGAGCGCAGGTGCCCTGCTGGATGCCATGGAGGAAAGGCGGTTGGATCTGCGCTGA
- a CDS encoding D-amino acid dehydrogenase, which produces MRVLILGSGVVGVATAYYLSREGHEVVVADRRDGPGMETSFANAGQVSPGYSSPWAAPGIPLKVLRWMTQPRSPFVLRPKLDWAQWRWMTQMLGNCTANAYARNKARMVRLAEYSRDQLRDLRDETGIAYDNRERGTLQLFRTQKQMDHTADDIAVLKSYGVAYEVLDRAGCIAAEPGLQWAQVPLVGGLRLPGDETGDAHLFTRELARICMERGVSFLFGTQIHGFSTQGDKITAIRSSRGDLMADAYVCALGSYSPLLLKQIGIAAPIYPVKGYSMTIPITDETHAPVSTVMDETYKIAITRLGNRIRVGGTAELAGYDTRLRQERRMTLEGSVKELFPDSGDLPAATFWSGLRPMTPDGTPIIGPTRYRNLHLNTGHGTLGWTMSCGSGRLLADMISGKRPNIDHADLAIARYAG; this is translated from the coding sequence GTGAGAGTTCTGATTCTTGGCAGCGGAGTCGTCGGCGTTGCCACAGCCTATTATCTATCCCGGGAAGGGCATGAGGTGGTGGTGGCTGACCGCCGGGACGGTCCGGGCATGGAAACCAGCTTTGCCAATGCGGGGCAGGTATCCCCCGGCTATTCATCGCCCTGGGCCGCCCCCGGTATTCCCCTGAAAGTGCTGCGCTGGATGACGCAGCCTCGCAGCCCGTTCGTGCTTCGCCCCAAACTGGATTGGGCACAGTGGCGCTGGATGACGCAGATGCTGGGAAATTGCACCGCGAATGCCTATGCCCGCAACAAGGCCCGCATGGTCAGGTTGGCCGAATACAGCCGTGACCAGTTGCGCGATCTGCGTGACGAAACCGGTATTGCCTATGATAACCGTGAACGCGGTACGCTACAGCTTTTCCGCACCCAGAAGCAGATGGATCATACTGCGGATGATATTGCGGTTCTGAAATCCTACGGCGTTGCTTATGAAGTTCTCGATCGTGCCGGATGCATCGCCGCGGAACCGGGGCTGCAATGGGCACAGGTTCCGCTGGTCGGCGGCTTGCGTCTACCCGGGGATGAAACCGGTGATGCTCATCTGTTCACGCGGGAACTGGCCCGTATCTGCATGGAACGCGGCGTTTCCTTCCTGTTCGGAACGCAGATCCATGGATTCAGCACGCAGGGCGACAAGATTACGGCTATCCGTTCCTCACGGGGAGATCTGATGGCGGATGCCTATGTCTGTGCGCTGGGCAGTTATTCACCGCTGCTGCTGAAGCAGATCGGCATAGCCGCGCCGATTTACCCGGTGAAGGGCTATTCAATGACCATTCCCATCACGGATGAAACCCATGCCCCGGTCTCAACGGTGATGGACGAGACCTACAAGATCGCGATTACCCGTCTCGGCAATCGTATCCGCGTCGGTGGCACGGCGGAGCTGGCCGGGTACGATACACGTTTGCGTCAGGAAAGGCGTATGACGCTGGAGGGATCCGTAAAGGAGCTGTTTCCGGATTCCGGCGATTTGCCAGCGGCGACATTCTGGTCCGGGCTGCGGCCAATGACGCCGGATGGCACCCCCATTATCGGTCCGACGCGCTATCGTAACCTGCATCTCAACACGGGGCATGGCACGTTGGGCTGGACTATGTCCTGTGGCTCCGGTCGGTTGCTGGCGGATATGATCAGCGGCAAGCGCCCCAACATCGACCATGCTGATCTGGCGATCGCCCGCTACGCAGGCTGA
- a CDS encoding MGH1-like glycoside hydrolase domain-containing protein — MQATEQTAEGRRLSASQQWRRWGPYLSDRQWGTVREDYSAHGDAWDYFPFDHAGARAYRWGEDGLAGFGDDRLYWCLGLGLWNGRDPFLKERLFGLNNAEGNHGEDVKEIYFHTDGLPSHAFMRMEYKYPHAAFPYEALRRENAARGLHDPEYEIEDTGIFAESRYFDIDIVYAKGDADDILCRITVLNRGPDAEDIHLLPMLWARNIWSWKPDAEKPSLTIIGPRSVSAEHPYMPTMRWDVDAEDATLLFCENETDPTLFGQPTRPYCKNAINQAVVAGNASAVNPAQTGTRCAAWVKRRLAPGEQCLIRLRFSVHTQVVDPFADYDAVMARRQDECDEFYEAVQKNISDPNLKRIQRQAFAGMLWTKQLYYYDVHAWLNGDPGQIQPPPSRMLGRNADWQHFNACDVISMPDKWEYPWFASWDLACHCVTFALIDPDFAKKQLLLLVQDWFSHPNAMMPAYEWEFSDANPPLHAWATWRVYCMEQERCGRGDRQFLERMFLRLTMNFTWWVNRKDADGRNIFQGGFLGLDNIGIFDRSKPLPTGGHMSQSDGTAWMASYALNLMRIAMELAVEDPVYEDLAGKYFEHFLLIARAASQENGLWDEQDQFFYDVLVLPDGQRMPLRIRSLVGLIPLLAVATWESETVEHLPDFRARTHWLLQNRPDLAKLVSRWEEPGGGRSALLSLLRGHRIKKLLARMLDEEEFLSPHGIRGLSRYHRDHPYVFSYGGHSVSLHYTPGESDTGLFGGNSNWRGPVWMPVNVLLIEALREFHRYYSDDFRVQYPPGSDSTASLKDLADELSHRLMTLFLPGENGRIPALGDSILLQDDPGMKGRMLFHEYFHGDSGRGLGASHQTGWTGMVALLIDMFHHTPEETGV; from the coding sequence ATGCAGGCTACTGAACAGACTGCTGAAGGACGACGGCTGTCTGCATCGCAGCAATGGCGGCGCTGGGGGCCATATCTCAGTGACAGGCAATGGGGCACGGTGCGGGAGGATTACAGCGCGCATGGAGATGCCTGGGATTATTTCCCGTTCGACCATGCCGGTGCACGGGCCTATCGCTGGGGCGAGGATGGGCTGGCAGGGTTTGGCGATGATCGGCTGTACTGGTGCCTCGGGCTGGGATTGTGGAACGGGCGTGATCCGTTTCTGAAAGAACGCCTGTTCGGCCTGAACAATGCGGAAGGCAATCACGGCGAGGATGTGAAGGAAATCTATTTCCACACTGACGGCCTGCCGAGCCACGCCTTCATGCGGATGGAATACAAATATCCGCATGCGGCTTTTCCGTATGAGGCTTTGCGGCGGGAAAACGCGGCGCGCGGTCTGCATGATCCCGAATATGAGATTGAAGATACCGGCATCTTTGCAGAGAGCCGTTACTTTGACATCGACATTGTCTATGCCAAAGGAGATGCGGACGATATTCTTTGCCGGATCACCGTACTTAATCGCGGCCCGGATGCAGAGGATATCCATCTCCTGCCAATGCTGTGGGCGCGCAACATATGGAGCTGGAAGCCCGATGCGGAGAAGCCATCCCTGACGATCATCGGCCCCCGCAGCGTTTCCGCCGAACATCCTTATATGCCGACCATGCGCTGGGATGTGGATGCCGAAGATGCAACGCTGTTGTTCTGCGAGAACGAGACGGACCCAACTTTATTTGGACAGCCCACGCGTCCTTACTGCAAGAATGCCATCAATCAAGCGGTAGTTGCAGGCAATGCATCCGCCGTTAATCCAGCACAAACCGGCACGCGTTGCGCCGCCTGGGTGAAGCGCCGTCTGGCTCCCGGTGAGCAATGCTTGATCCGTCTGCGTTTTTCAGTTCATACGCAGGTGGTTGATCCGTTTGCCGATTATGATGCGGTCATGGCCCGCCGTCAGGATGAGTGTGATGAATTTTATGAAGCTGTACAAAAGAACATTTCTGATCCAAACCTGAAACGCATCCAGCGTCAGGCATTCGCCGGAATGCTGTGGACCAAGCAGCTTTATTATTATGATGTTCATGCCTGGTTGAATGGCGATCCGGGGCAGATCCAGCCACCTCCCTCCCGAATGCTGGGAAGGAATGCGGACTGGCAGCATTTCAATGCCTGCGATGTGATCTCCATGCCGGATAAGTGGGAATATCCGTGGTTTGCATCCTGGGATCTGGCCTGTCACTGCGTCACTTTCGCACTGATCGATCCGGATTTTGCCAAGAAGCAGCTTCTGCTGCTGGTGCAGGACTGGTTCAGCCATCCCAATGCCATGATGCCGGCATATGAGTGGGAGTTCAGCGATGCGAACCCGCCCTTGCATGCCTGGGCAACATGGCGTGTGTACTGTATGGAGCAGGAGCGTTGCGGGCGCGGAGACCGCCAGTTTCTGGAGCGTATGTTTCTGCGCCTGACGATGAACTTCACCTGGTGGGTCAATCGCAAGGATGCGGACGGGCGCAATATCTTTCAGGGTGGCTTTCTGGGGCTGGACAATATCGGTATTTTCGACCGTTCCAAACCGCTGCCGACCGGCGGACATATGAGCCAGTCCGATGGAACGGCGTGGATGGCCTCCTATGCGCTGAACCTGATGCGGATCGCCATGGAGCTGGCGGTTGAAGATCCGGTTTATGAAGATCTGGCGGGGAAATATTTCGAACATTTCCTGTTGATCGCCCGGGCGGCTTCCCAGGAAAATGGATTATGGGATGAGCAGGATCAGTTCTTCTACGACGTTCTGGTGCTGCCTGACGGGCAGAGGATGCCGCTGCGCATCCGCTCCCTGGTCGGGCTGATTCCGCTGCTGGCGGTGGCCACATGGGAATCAGAAACCGTAGAGCACTTGCCGGATTTTCGGGCCAGAACACACTGGCTTCTGCAAAACCGGCCTGATCTCGCAAAGCTGGTGTCACGTTGGGAGGAGCCGGGCGGTGGGCGTTCGGCCCTGCTATCGTTGTTACGTGGGCACCGGATCAAGAAGCTGCTGGCGCGGATGCTGGATGAGGAGGAGTTCCTGTCTCCGCACGGGATACGTGGTCTGTCACGTTATCATCGCGATCATCCGTATGTTTTCTCCTACGGTGGTCATAGCGTTTCGTTGCACTATACTCCGGGAGAAAGCGATACGGGCCTGTTCGGAGGCAATTCCAACTGGCGGGGTCCGGTCTGGATGCCGGTCAATGTTCTGCTGATCGAGGCGCTGCGTGAATTCCACCGTTACTATAGCGATGATTTCCGGGTGCAGTACCCCCCTGGCAGTGACAGCACAGCATCATTGAAAGACCTGGCCGATGAGTTGTCACATCGTTTGATGACGTTGTTTCTGCCGGGGGAAAACGGTCGAATCCCGGCTTTGGGGGACAGCATCCTGTTGCAGGATGATCCCGGGATGAAAGGGAGAATGCTGTTCCATGAATATTTCCATGGTGATAGCGGACGCGGGTTGGGAGCTTCGCATCAGACGGGATGGACCGGGATGGTGGCCTTGCTGATCGACATGTTCCACCATACCCCTGAAGAAACGGGTGTATGA
- the pqqA gene encoding pyrroloquinoline quinone precursor peptide PqqA, translating into MENIMAWNTPKVVEVALGAEINAYACAETK; encoded by the coding sequence ATGGAGAACATCATGGCCTGGAATACCCCGAAGGTTGTCGAAGTTGCCCTGGGCGCCGAGATCAACGCTTACGCTTGCGCCGAAACGAAGTAA
- the bioB gene encoding biotin synthase BioB produces MPDTNLPCQSLADSALSTTREAGAEAVVIRHDWSREEVRSLLDLPFPELLFRAAAIHRACFDPREVQISTLLSIKTGGCPEDCAYCPQAAQYDTGVEASRLMRVDAVLEEARAAKAAGASRFCMGAAWRSPKERDMDTVCEMIEGVKALGMESCVTLGMLTDQQALRLKQAGLDYYNHNLDTSPEYYGAVISTRTYEDRLETLAHVRDAGINVCCGGILGLGEGLDDRAGLIVALANLPRHPESVPINALVQVEGTPLKGQEPVDTIDFVRMIAVARITMPHARVRLSAGREAMTDEAQALCFLAGANSIFYGEKLLTTGNPAAERDRALLSRLGMRLV; encoded by the coding sequence ATGCCCGATACGAATCTCCCCTGCCAGAGTCTGGCTGACTCCGCCCTGTCCACGACGCGGGAGGCGGGGGCTGAAGCCGTGGTCATCCGTCACGATTGGAGCAGGGAAGAAGTACGGTCCCTGCTCGATCTGCCATTCCCCGAACTGCTGTTCCGTGCCGCTGCGATCCACCGTGCCTGTTTTGATCCGCGTGAGGTGCAGATCTCGACCCTGCTCTCGATCAAGACCGGCGGCTGTCCGGAGGATTGTGCCTACTGCCCGCAGGCAGCCCAGTACGATACCGGGGTCGAGGCCAGTCGTCTGATGCGGGTCGACGCCGTGCTGGAGGAAGCCCGTGCGGCGAAGGCCGCCGGAGCCAGCCGTTTCTGCATGGGGGCCGCCTGGCGTTCCCCCAAGGAGCGCGACATGGACACGGTCTGTGAGATGATCGAGGGCGTGAAGGCGCTGGGCATGGAAAGCTGTGTCACGCTCGGCATGCTGACGGATCAGCAAGCCCTGCGGCTGAAACAGGCCGGACTGGATTATTATAACCACAACCTCGATACGTCTCCCGAGTATTATGGCGCGGTCATTTCAACCCGCACGTACGAGGATCGGCTGGAAACGCTGGCTCATGTGCGGGATGCAGGGATCAATGTCTGCTGTGGTGGTATTCTGGGGCTGGGCGAGGGGCTGGATGACCGTGCCGGCCTGATCGTGGCGCTCGCCAACCTGCCACGTCACCCGGAGAGTGTGCCGATCAATGCGCTGGTGCAGGTTGAAGGCACCCCGCTGAAAGGGCAGGAGCCGGTCGATACGATTGATTTTGTGCGGATGATCGCGGTCGCCCGCATCACCATGCCTCATGCACGGGTCCGTCTGTCGGCGGGGCGCGAGGCTATGACCGATGAGGCGCAGGCGCTGTGTTTCCTTGCCGGTGCCAACTCGATTTTCTATGGTGAGAAGCTGCTGACGACCGGCAATCCTGCGGCGGAGCGCGATCGGGCGCTGTTGTCCCGCCTGGGTATGCGGCTGGTCTGA
- a CDS encoding adenosylmethionine--8-amino-7-oxononanoate transaminase, protein MSPSDQADGSRLWLPYTQMQIAAPPLRAARTYGTRIVLEDGRELVDGIASWWTACHGYNHPAIMEAMREQLARMPHVMLGGLVHDPAETLASRLCAIVPGAMERVFFSDSGSVAVEVAMKMAIQHWLNRGDRRRSKILAFRGGYHGDTFATMAVCDPEEGMHSLFQGVLPQHVIADLPCDDASQARLADILNRYGDELAAILVEPLVQGAGGMRFHAPDVLRCLRAAADQAGIFLILDEVFTGFGRTGSMFACEQAGIAADIVVLSKALTGGVSPLAATLANGKVTAAFWSDRPDHALMHGPTYMGHALGCAAALASLDLFVQEDRLAQVAAISAQLETGLSPCRGSRLVRDVRVMGAIGVVELDPMPPLADIKARLVERGVWVRPFRNIIYLTPALIIGKGDLAHLTGAVCAVVDELKACKTA, encoded by the coding sequence ATGTCGCCATCGGATCAGGCAGACGGTTCCCGTCTTTGGCTGCCGTATACGCAGATGCAGATTGCTGCTCCGCCGCTGCGGGCGGCGCGGACTTATGGTACCCGCATCGTGCTGGAGGACGGGCGCGAACTGGTGGACGGAATCGCCAGTTGGTGGACCGCCTGCCACGGCTATAACCACCCTGCGATCATGGAGGCAATGCGGGAGCAGCTCGCCCGGATGCCGCATGTGATGCTTGGCGGTCTGGTGCATGACCCTGCCGAGACGCTGGCCAGCCGTCTCTGTGCCATTGTGCCGGGGGCGATGGAGCGGGTGTTCTTCTCCGATAGCGGCAGTGTCGCGGTTGAGGTCGCGATGAAAATGGCGATCCAGCACTGGCTGAATCGCGGAGACAGGCGGCGTAGTAAAATCCTCGCTTTTCGCGGCGGATATCATGGCGATACCTTTGCCACCATGGCGGTGTGTGATCCGGAAGAAGGCATGCACAGCCTGTTTCAGGGCGTGCTGCCGCAGCATGTGATTGCTGATCTGCCTTGTGATGACGCATCACAGGCAAGGCTTGCCGACATTCTGAACCGGTATGGCGATGAACTGGCCGCCATTCTGGTAGAACCGCTGGTACAGGGTGCAGGAGGAATGCGGTTTCATGCACCGGACGTGCTGCGGTGTCTGCGGGCGGCAGCAGATCAGGCGGGGATTTTCCTGATCCTGGACGAGGTGTTTACCGGGTTCGGGCGCACAGGGAGCATGTTTGCCTGCGAACAGGCCGGGATTGCCGCCGATATCGTCGTACTGTCGAAAGCATTGACGGGCGGGGTCTCTCCTCTGGCGGCCACGTTGGCGAATGGAAAGGTGACGGCCGCTTTCTGGAGCGACCGACCGGACCATGCGCTGATGCATGGCCCGACCTATATGGGGCACGCGCTGGGGTGTGCTGCCGCTCTCGCCTCGCTCGATCTGTTCGTGCAGGAGGACAGGCTGGCGCAGGTCGCAGCCATATCGGCCCAGCTGGAAACCGGGCTATCCCCATGTCGTGGCAGCAGGCTGGTGCGCGATGTGAGGGTGATGGGTGCGATCGGCGTGGTTGAACTCGATCCGATGCCGCCTCTGGCTGATATCAAGGCCCGGTTGGTGGAGAGGGGCGTTTGGGTCCGTCCATTCCGTAATATTATTTATCTCACCCCGGCTCTCATCATCGGGAAAGGTGATCTGGCCCACCTGACCGGCGCGGTGTGTGCCGTGGTAGATGAATTGAAGGCTTGCAAGACCGCATAA
- a CDS encoding aminotransferase class I/II-fold pyridoxal phosphate-dependent enzyme, translating to MQTLDDFAARRLSALEKRQLSRVLHETGRDSSPWVMRGERRMLSLSCNDYLNLSTHPATIRAAIDATAQFGVGAGGSRLVTGNHPLYTALEVRLAALKGTEAAIVFGSGFLANIGIIPALIAPNDLILVDELAHACIHAGAALAHARTIRFPHNDMQALAGLLEQERPQHDHVLIVTDGVFSMDGDLAPMSALVELSARYNAWLMTDDAHGIGVLNEGHGSAYGHDVPLQMGTLSKAVGAYGGYLCASAPVVALIRNRARSFIYTTGLPPGTLAAAITALDLIAADPALTMQPLEKAKLFTRLTSLPDAQSPIVPILLGSAEAALSASAMLAEHDYLAAAIRPPTVPAGTARLRLTFTALTPDSDIMRLAELIRPLLSDTAG from the coding sequence ATGCAGACTCTGGACGATTTCGCCGCACGCAGGCTCTCCGCGCTGGAAAAACGACAGTTGAGCCGCGTGCTGCATGAAACCGGCCGAGACAGCAGCCCGTGGGTCATGCGGGGGGAACGACGGATGCTGAGCCTGTCCTGCAACGATTATCTCAACCTCTCTACTCATCCCGCCACCATTCGTGCCGCCATCGACGCCACCGCTCAGTTCGGGGTCGGTGCGGGCGGATCGCGGCTGGTGACCGGCAATCACCCGCTCTACACCGCACTCGAAGTCAGATTGGCAGCCCTGAAAGGCACCGAGGCCGCCATCGTGTTCGGTTCCGGCTTTCTGGCGAATATCGGTATTATTCCGGCCCTGATCGCCCCCAACGACCTTATTCTGGTGGACGAGCTTGCTCATGCCTGCATCCATGCCGGCGCTGCTCTGGCGCATGCACGGACGATACGGTTCCCGCATAACGACATGCAGGCGCTGGCCGGGCTGTTGGAACAGGAACGCCCTCAACATGATCACGTGCTGATCGTCACGGACGGCGTATTCTCCATGGATGGCGATCTCGCCCCGATGTCAGCGCTGGTTGAACTCTCGGCACGATACAATGCATGGCTGATGACCGATGACGCCCATGGAATCGGTGTATTGAACGAGGGGCACGGCTCCGCATACGGTCATGACGTTCCGTTGCAGATGGGCACGCTCTCCAAAGCGGTAGGGGCGTATGGCGGCTATCTCTGTGCCTCCGCGCCGGTGGTGGCGCTGATCCGCAATCGGGCGCGCAGCTTTATCTATACCACAGGCCTTCCCCCCGGCACGCTGGCAGCGGCGATCACAGCACTGGATCTGATAGCCGCCGATCCCGCCCTGACCATGCAGCCATTGGAAAAAGCGAAGCTGTTTACCCGTCTGACAAGCCTGCCGGATGCACAAAGCCCTATCGTGCCGATCCTGCTCGGCTCCGCGGAGGCGGCCCTGTCTGCCTCGGCGATGCTGGCGGAGCATGATTATCTGGCTGCCGCAATCCGTCCCCCCACCGTTCCGGCTGGAACAGCCCGTCTGCGGCTGACTTTCACTGCCCTGACCCCTGACAGCGACATCATGCGTCTGGCAGAGTTGATCAGGCCCTTACTGTCTGACACAGCAGGATGA